The Castor canadensis chromosome 8, mCasCan1.hap1v2, whole genome shotgun sequence genome contains a region encoding:
- the LOC109677437 gene encoding LOW QUALITY PROTEIN: olfactory receptor 6C3-like (The sequence of the model RefSeq protein was modified relative to this genomic sequence to represent the inferred CDS: inserted 2 bases in 1 codon; deleted 1 base in 1 codon): MNHTMITEFVLLGLSDDPDLQIVIFLFLFVTYMLSITGNLTIITLTLVDSHLQTPMYFFLRNFSFLEISFTTVCIPRFLGAIITRDKTISYNICAAQLFFFIFMGVTEFYFLTAMSYDRYVAICKPXMSRKLCTLLVLCAWLGGFLTIFPPLMLLLQLDYCASNVIDHFACDYFPLLQLSCSDTWFLEVIGFYFALVTLMFTFALVILSYIYIIRTILRIPSANQRKKAFSTCSSHMIVISLSYGSCIFMYANPSAKEKASLTKGVAILNTSVAPMLNPFIYTLRNQQVKQAFKDVIHRVVFSANK; this comes from the exons ATGAACCACACAATGATCACAGAGTTTGTCCTCCTAGGCCTTTCTGATGATCCCGACCTTCAgattgtgatttttctatttttatttgtcacaTATATGTTAAGT ATCACTGGAAACCTGACTATCATCACTCTGACCTTGGTGGATTCCCATCTACAGACGCCTATGTATTTCTTCCTCCGAAATTTCTCTTTCTTAGAAATCTCATTTACAACTGTGTGCATCCCCAGGTTTCTGGGGGCTATTATCACCAGGGATAAGACAATTTCCTATAACATTTGTGCAGCCCaactctttttctttatcttcatggGAGTGACTGAATTTTACTTTCTAACTGCCAtgtcctatgaccgctatgttgcCATCTGCAAGCC CATGAGCAGGAAACTCTGCACTCTGCTTGTGCTGTGTGCCTGGTTGGGTGGATTTCTGACCATATTCCCACCCCTGATGCTTCTGCTACAGCTGGATTACTGTGCTTCCAATGTCATAGATCACTTTGCATGTGACTATTTTCCCCTCTTGCAACTGTCTTGCTCAGATACATGGTTCCTAGAAGTAATTGGTTTttactttgctctggttactctGATGTTCACTTTTGCATTAGTGATTTTATCTTACATATATATTATCAGGACAATTTTGAGAATTCCATCTGCCAATCAGAGAAAAAAAGCTTTCTCCACCTGTTCCTCTCACATGATTGTCATCTCCCTCTCTTATGGAAGCTGCATATTCATGTATGCTAACCCCTCTGCAAAAGAAAAGGCATCATTGACCAAAGGGGTAGCTATTCTCAACACCTCTGTGGCCCCCATGCTGAACCCTTTTATTTATACCTTGAGGAACCAGCAAGTGAAACAAGCCTTCAAAGATGTGATCCACAGAGTAGTATTTTCtgcaaataaatga